The following proteins come from a genomic window of Leptospira bandrabouensis:
- a CDS encoding STAS domain-containing protein: MADLQFPSLDLKTEFIEIKGERVLVVSFVGQITNTNAYEINRNISMIFRDSVYNIILELTKLDYINSIGVATLIGIIKTVESNHGKIMIGGLNHFLENVIRLMDLPRQVQIFNTKQEAITNW, translated from the coding sequence ATGGCGGATTTACAGTTTCCCTCCCTGGATCTCAAAACAGAATTCATCGAAATCAAAGGAGAGCGAGTGCTGGTTGTTTCCTTTGTGGGCCAGATCACCAATACCAACGCCTACGAAATCAATCGGAATATTTCCATGATCTTTCGCGACTCTGTTTACAATATCATTTTGGAACTAACCAAGTTGGATTATATCAATAGCATTGGAGTGGCAACACTCATTGGTATCATCAAAACTGTGGAGAGCAATCATGGTAAAATTATGATTGGGGGACTCAATCATTTTCTGGAAAACGTGATTCGATTAATGGATTTGCCACGTCAGGTTCAGATTTTTAACACCAAACAAGAAGCCATTACGAATTGGTAA
- a CDS encoding STAS domain-containing protein: MIENWSDYTVESGDFKMEVLHQRFVPLPESSVYFELSGEINLYNSQIMKENLEILISKGINFIFLNFEQVSYIDSSGLGVCLGIHSKLMKQKGFIRIISPSEKVRYVLELTKLRSLLQIFPTLEQAVKTD, from the coding sequence ATGATTGAAAACTGGAGTGATTACACAGTTGAAAGTGGAGACTTCAAAATGGAAGTTCTCCATCAGAGATTTGTCCCCCTCCCTGAATCCTCAGTTTATTTTGAATTGTCTGGAGAAATTAATCTATACAATTCACAAATCATGAAAGAAAATTTGGAAATTCTAATCTCCAAAGGAATCAATTTTATTTTTTTAAACTTTGAACAAGTCAGTTATATTGATAGTTCTGGACTCGGTGTTTGTTTAGGAATTCATTCCAAACTTATGAAACAAAAAGGCTTTATAAGAATCATATCCCCTTCAGAAAAAGTAAGATATGTGTTAGAACTAACAAAACTTAGGAGCTTGCTCCAAATTTTTCCGACTTTGGAACAAGCTGTGAAAACCGACTAA
- a CDS encoding homoserine dehydrogenase, whose amino-acid sequence MKEVRIGLLGAGVVGTSLLQLLDKNREKIQRHYGINLQLTTIATRSPGKLQGKTNVPVTDNVLSVTNRSDIDMIVELIGGTDTAYQAVRSALEHGKTVITANKALLSEKGRELYPIAAKTGAELGYEAAVAGSIPIIRTLRDGLSSCEFEVICGILNGTTNFILTKMEQEAWDYVTALKKAQELGFAEADPTFDVEGIDAGHKISLLASLAFREYVSFASLSVKGISDLQSLDIQSALSLGYRIKLLGISKRSSAGVLTKVHPTLVPLDHPLANVMNESNAVFYKTKEADSGMITGKGAGGMPTASAVLSDIIYYASRLGSKDIAKENNLFPEAKAFPEPDNMVRYYLRFSTVDKPGVLAEISQVLGRHNISIASVQQKESTSEPVSVIVVTHSATEGEFQKSLQEIDTMSNIIKQKTVAIRLLENL is encoded by the coding sequence ATGAAAGAAGTTCGTATTGGTCTATTGGGTGCCGGAGTTGTCGGCACAAGCTTACTCCAACTCTTGGATAAAAACCGAGAAAAAATCCAACGTCATTATGGAATCAACTTACAACTAACGACCATTGCCACTCGCAGTCCGGGAAAACTCCAAGGTAAAACGAACGTTCCAGTAACAGACAATGTATTATCTGTTACAAATCGTTCGGATATCGATATGATTGTTGAATTGATAGGCGGAACTGATACGGCTTACCAAGCGGTTCGATCCGCTTTGGAACATGGGAAAACTGTTATCACAGCCAATAAGGCCTTGTTATCCGAAAAAGGGCGGGAATTGTATCCGATCGCTGCAAAAACCGGTGCTGAGCTTGGTTATGAGGCAGCAGTGGCGGGTTCCATTCCCATCATCCGCACTTTACGAGATGGACTCTCTTCCTGTGAATTTGAAGTTATTTGCGGAATTCTGAACGGAACCACAAATTTTATTTTAACCAAAATGGAACAAGAGGCTTGGGATTATGTGACGGCACTGAAAAAAGCACAAGAACTGGGATTTGCCGAAGCAGACCCAACCTTCGACGTAGAAGGGATCGATGCTGGTCATAAAATTAGTTTGCTTGCAAGTCTTGCCTTCCGTGAGTACGTTTCGTTCGCTTCCCTTTCCGTAAAAGGAATTTCCGATTTGCAATCATTGGACATACAGTCAGCACTTTCTCTTGGATATCGAATCAAACTTTTAGGAATCTCTAAACGAAGTTCGGCGGGAGTACTAACCAAAGTGCATCCTACGCTTGTTCCTCTGGACCATCCATTGGCAAATGTAATGAACGAATCCAATGCTGTTTTTTATAAAACCAAAGAAGCGGATTCGGGAATGATCACGGGAAAAGGTGCTGGTGGAATGCCAACAGCTAGTGCGGTGCTCTCTGACATCATCTATTATGCTTCGAGATTGGGAAGTAAGGACATCGCTAAAGAAAATAATCTTTTCCCAGAAGCCAAAGCCTTTCCAGAGCCAGACAATATGGTTCGTTATTACCTACGTTTTTCCACTGTGGACAAACCGGGAGTTCTTGCTGAAATTTCTCAAGTACTTGGTCGTCATAATATTTCCATTGCATCCGTCCAACAGAAGGAGTCCACTTCGGAACCAGTGTCTGTGATTGTTGTCACACACTCGGCGACAGAAGGGGAATTTCAGAAATCTCTGCAGGAAATTGATACTATGTCGAACATCATTAAACAGAAAACTGTTGCCATCCGGCTTTTGGAAAACCTGTAA
- a CDS encoding glucose-6-phosphate isomerase, with the protein MSNLKISDRFVKSFIAETVIQKELEKAEKARQTLLEKTGLGNEFLGWVDLPRETTSDDLQMIRKAAETIQSHSQYLVVVGIGGSYLGARAVIEALTPEFSANELHKKSVKIIYAGHHLDADYHSRLLAFLENKEFSVNVISKSGTTTEPAIAFRLLLSLLERKYGRENVKNRVFATTDKHKGALKQLADEYGFPTFVIPDDVGGRYSVFTPVGLLPIAAAGFSINKLIDGAKQMEAELKAKSAFEGNIAALYAAIRNSLYANGKKIEIFVSYTPALSFVSEWWKQLFGESEGKSGKGIFPASVQFTTDLHSMGQYIQDGERQLMETTIKVESPKQDVYLTEKEDDRDGLNYLAGKKLSEVNQSAMLGTLVAHKDGGVPCLEIILPGLTEEVIGELLYFFEFACGISGYMLGVNPFDQPGVEDYKNNMFALLGKKGYEKRKQEILSHI; encoded by the coding sequence ATGTCGAACTTAAAAATTTCGGACCGTTTTGTTAAATCTTTTATCGCTGAAACAGTTATCCAGAAAGAATTGGAAAAGGCTGAGAAAGCGAGACAAACTCTTCTCGAAAAAACGGGACTTGGAAATGAATTTTTAGGATGGGTGGATCTTCCAAGAGAAACGACTTCGGATGACCTTCAAATGATTCGAAAAGCAGCAGAAACCATTCAATCTCATTCGCAATATTTGGTTGTTGTCGGAATTGGTGGAAGTTATCTCGGGGCTCGTGCTGTCATTGAGGCCTTAACTCCTGAATTTAGTGCAAATGAACTACATAAAAAATCCGTAAAAATTATATATGCGGGTCACCACTTGGATGCGGACTATCACTCACGATTATTGGCCTTTTTAGAAAACAAAGAATTTTCAGTGAATGTTATTTCTAAATCTGGAACAACTACAGAACCAGCGATCGCCTTTCGTTTGTTACTCTCTCTATTAGAACGTAAATATGGAAGAGAAAATGTTAAAAACCGTGTTTTTGCAACAACTGACAAACATAAAGGAGCTCTAAAACAACTCGCGGATGAATATGGATTTCCTACCTTCGTCATTCCAGACGATGTGGGTGGACGTTACTCTGTGTTTACTCCTGTTGGGTTGCTGCCTATTGCGGCTGCCGGCTTCAGTATCAATAAACTGATCGATGGTGCCAAACAAATGGAAGCAGAGCTAAAGGCTAAATCAGCCTTTGAAGGAAACATTGCGGCATTGTATGCAGCGATTCGAAATTCCTTATATGCCAATGGTAAAAAAATTGAAATCTTTGTGAGTTATACACCAGCTTTGTCATTTGTATCTGAGTGGTGGAAACAACTGTTTGGTGAAAGTGAAGGGAAGAGTGGAAAGGGAATTTTTCCAGCATCAGTTCAGTTTACAACAGACCTTCATTCGATGGGACAGTACATCCAAGATGGTGAGCGCCAATTGATGGAAACCACTATTAAAGTGGAATCTCCAAAACAAGATGTTTATCTTACTGAAAAGGAAGACGATCGAGATGGCCTCAATTATTTGGCTGGCAAAAAACTTTCTGAAGTGAATCAGAGTGCGATGCTTGGTACTCTCGTTGCGCATAAAGATGGGGGTGTACCTTGTTTAGAAATAATTTTACCTGGGTTAACCGAAGAAGTCATTGGAGAACTATTGTATTTCTTTGAATTTGCATGTGGGATCTCCGGTTATATGTTAGGTGTAAATCCATTTGATCAACCAGGTGTAGAAGACTATAAAAACAATATGTTTGCTTTGCTTGGCAAAAAGGGATATGAAAAACGTAAACAGGAAATCTTAAGTCATATATGA
- a CDS encoding DUF4139 domain-containing protein, translated as MKSKILSLTTLTLLIFTAGITSDSAFDMSTQSDRKSVSVTIYNGGIGLVRETRQLNLSKGIRTLRFEDVPSQIIPQTVRVKGEDPKKLTVFEQNYEYDLISPERLMDKYIGKEVTLYNETKEKTTSVKATLISNNGNPVYKIGDEISLGYNGRVTVPTIPENLFAKPTLVWKLKNDLEKEQTLEVSYQTNGLGWSADYILVLDKEENLCGLNSWVTLNNNSGAEFKNATLQLVAGKVNLISNQTNTYAMQPRSVKKTMMKEYDESVAAPEFNQENLSEYYLYTLDQPTNIGYNQTKQVQLFQSEGIEIKKYFVFENLPMYEGNEKNFNNATIKYIFKNAKKNNLGRPLPQGTIRVFKADSKGRQQLLGEDTIDHTPENEEVKIRTGQAFDVVANGKRLSSEVFKLSRGDKSTYSAEIRNRKKEEIEVRFYASLWGDWTITKSSHKFTKESSTRAYTDVPLKPNETVNVEYTVETKYH; from the coding sequence ATGAAATCCAAAATATTGTCCTTAACCACTCTCACACTCCTGATCTTTACAGCGGGAATTACCTCTGATTCTGCTTTTGACATGTCCACACAGTCGGACCGCAAATCAGTCAGTGTTACCATTTACAATGGAGGCATAGGTCTTGTAAGGGAAACTCGTCAATTGAATTTATCAAAAGGAATTCGAACTTTACGTTTCGAAGATGTTCCTTCTCAAATCATCCCACAAACAGTAAGAGTGAAGGGAGAAGATCCTAAAAAACTCACAGTCTTTGAACAGAACTACGAATACGATTTAATTTCACCAGAACGGTTGATGGACAAATACATTGGAAAAGAAGTCACCCTTTACAATGAAACCAAAGAGAAAACCACATCCGTCAAAGCGACCCTGATTTCAAACAATGGAAACCCAGTGTATAAAATTGGAGATGAAATTTCTCTTGGATACAACGGAAGAGTGACTGTTCCTACCATTCCTGAAAATCTTTTTGCAAAACCTACACTCGTTTGGAAATTGAAAAACGATTTAGAAAAGGAACAAACCTTAGAAGTTTCTTACCAAACGAATGGACTTGGTTGGTCGGCCGATTATATCCTTGTTTTGGATAAAGAGGAAAATCTCTGCGGTCTGAACTCTTGGGTGACTTTAAATAACAACTCAGGCGCTGAATTTAAGAACGCAACTTTACAACTCGTAGCAGGAAAGGTGAATTTAATCTCCAACCAAACGAATACCTATGCAATGCAACCTCGCTCCGTCAAAAAAACAATGATGAAAGAGTATGATGAGTCTGTTGCAGCACCGGAATTCAACCAAGAGAATTTGTCTGAATATTATTTATATACTTTAGACCAACCAACAAACATTGGTTACAACCAAACTAAACAGGTCCAATTGTTTCAATCAGAAGGAATCGAAATCAAAAAGTATTTTGTTTTTGAAAACCTACCCATGTATGAGGGAAATGAAAAAAATTTCAATAACGCAACCATCAAATACATCTTCAAAAATGCGAAGAAAAACAATTTAGGTCGCCCTCTCCCACAAGGGACCATTCGTGTTTTCAAAGCAGATTCCAAAGGACGCCAACAACTTCTAGGTGAAGATACAATCGATCACACTCCTGAAAACGAAGAAGTGAAAATTCGAACAGGCCAAGCCTTTGATGTAGTGGCAAATGGGAAACGACTCTCAAGCGAAGTGTTCAAACTTTCTCGTGGAGATAAATCAACCTACTCCGCAGAAATCCGAAATAGAAAAAAAGAAGAAATCGAAGTTCGGTTTTATGCAAGCCTATGGGGTGATTGGACGATCACAAAATCTTCCCATAAATTTACAAAAGAATCCTCAACAAGAGCTTATACAGACGTTCCTTTAAAACCAAATGAAACTGTGAATGTAGAATATACTGTAGAGACTAAGTACCACTAA
- the galK gene encoding galactokinase: MDSFRSKENLNRFESIFGKTNRPPRLFQAPARINIIGEHVDYLGGIVLPAAIDFAVQVYLRPNDTSSYHLYSVTYNETVELKKPLGPNPKSPWADYISGVISEIEKLGHTIPGFDLLVDGNIPQGSGLSSSAAFEVVTGYSINETFGLHLSREEIALIGQRAENHFVGTKCGIMDQFIIAVGKQDDCISLNTETLKYTYHHFDLGDYEFYLINSNVKHSLKDSAYNQRRSECESALVKIKAKYPNFTQLYDVNLSESELENCHLTKEEFKRTKHVTSERERTKVVIDGLESGNFKEVGSSLFQTHWSLSKEFEVSCPETDFIVDSLQSMGVTGARMIGGGFGGCVLVLDTKDHFYKIEDVLKKSYQQKFNIALDFYKFQISDGVKEISL, translated from the coding sequence GTGGATTCTTTTAGAAGTAAAGAAAATTTGAATCGATTTGAATCAATATTTGGAAAAACAAACCGTCCCCCTCGTTTGTTCCAAGCACCTGCTAGAATCAATATAATTGGGGAACATGTTGATTATTTAGGTGGAATCGTACTTCCCGCAGCCATAGATTTTGCCGTCCAAGTTTATCTTCGTCCCAATGACACATCTTCATATCATTTATACTCTGTTACCTATAATGAAACGGTAGAATTAAAAAAACCACTCGGACCAAATCCAAAATCACCCTGGGCCGATTATATCTCTGGTGTCATATCTGAAATAGAAAAGTTGGGCCATACCATCCCAGGGTTTGATCTATTAGTGGATGGAAATATTCCGCAAGGTTCAGGGCTTTCTTCTTCAGCCGCTTTTGAAGTGGTCACAGGTTATTCGATCAATGAAACTTTTGGGTTACACCTTTCACGAGAAGAGATTGCTCTTATTGGACAACGAGCTGAGAATCATTTTGTCGGAACCAAATGTGGGATCATGGATCAATTCATAATCGCTGTGGGAAAACAAGATGATTGTATCTCGTTAAATACCGAAACTCTAAAATACACTTACCACCATTTTGATTTGGGTGATTATGAATTCTACCTTATCAATTCGAACGTAAAACATAGTCTGAAGGACAGTGCTTACAACCAAAGACGATCAGAATGTGAATCGGCTTTGGTAAAAATTAAAGCAAAGTATCCAAATTTTACACAATTGTACGACGTAAATCTTTCTGAATCGGAATTAGAAAACTGTCACCTAACAAAAGAAGAATTTAAAAGAACAAAACATGTTACTTCAGAAAGGGAAAGAACAAAAGTGGTCATTGATGGTTTAGAATCTGGTAATTTTAAAGAAGTTGGATCTTCACTGTTTCAAACACATTGGTCTTTATCTAAAGAATTTGAAGTCTCTTGTCCAGAAACTGATTTCATTGTTGATTCTTTGCAGAGTATGGGCGTCACTGGAGCAAGAATGATTGGTGGTGGTTTCGGTGGATGCGTACTCGTACTAGATACCAAAGATCATTTTTATAAAATAGAAGACGTTTTGAAAAAAAGTTATCAACAAAAGTTTAATATTGCGTTAGACTTTTATAAGTTTCAAATTTCAGACGGGGTTAAGGAAATTTCATTATGA
- a CDS encoding formylglycine-generating enzyme family protein: MKKLLMILFVWGIVISPLVSQEETSEESPFATTKKKVQLWKGEVVGVYKNRLWIKVRIYRNQRISKLSLAEIKSLFAETKEFPVYQKLTDLKQGVLVVRDTVWEEKHINKKNQFIEVVLVGDYKPDLSSKMKEITTDAYISSYIEEDFFTEPDAFFKGRFTPPRKTVFHPKDRKEMVLVSRGLFLYGQGTDPSSDSFNPYFLEPKPSNLKEIPSFYIDKYEVTNAEYAYFLKQTNSPSPPHWIGGKYPEGEGDYPVIHLTYREVERYASWVGKRIPTEWEWEKAARGPGVIEFTNRDETVGYQIIATKYPFGDEYDSLYCNTRESKIGKAQSVLELSTEGASPYGAIGMCGNAPEWTSSDYQLYPGHHIKNFSFGKIYKVVRGGSYADSAKNATASARSYGGIPNLSEDRRAGFRLVMDYRD, translated from the coding sequence ATGAAAAAACTACTAATGATTCTATTCGTTTGGGGAATTGTAATTTCACCCCTTGTTTCGCAAGAGGAAACTTCGGAAGAATCACCCTTTGCCACTACTAAAAAGAAAGTTCAACTTTGGAAAGGTGAAGTTGTTGGCGTTTATAAAAATAGATTATGGATTAAAGTTCGGATTTATCGTAATCAACGGATTTCCAAACTTTCACTCGCAGAAATAAAATCATTATTTGCTGAAACAAAAGAATTTCCTGTGTATCAAAAACTGACAGACCTAAAACAAGGGGTTCTTGTGGTTCGAGACACTGTTTGGGAAGAAAAACATATCAACAAAAAAAATCAATTCATTGAAGTGGTGTTAGTGGGTGATTACAAACCGGATCTAAGCTCAAAAATGAAAGAGATCACAACAGATGCCTATATCTCCAGTTATATCGAAGAAGATTTTTTTACGGAGCCAGATGCTTTCTTTAAAGGAAGATTTACTCCTCCTAGGAAAACTGTTTTTCATCCCAAAGATAGAAAGGAGATGGTTTTAGTTTCAAGAGGTTTATTTTTATACGGGCAAGGGACAGATCCTTCCTCAGATAGTTTTAATCCTTATTTTTTAGAACCAAAACCCTCCAACCTAAAAGAAATCCCATCCTTTTATATTGATAAGTATGAAGTCACCAACGCAGAATACGCTTACTTTTTAAAACAAACAAATTCTCCAAGTCCACCTCATTGGATTGGGGGAAAATATCCCGAAGGGGAAGGAGATTATCCGGTAATTCATCTTACGTATAGAGAAGTCGAACGATATGCCAGTTGGGTTGGAAAACGGATTCCCACTGAATGGGAATGGGAAAAAGCGGCTCGTGGTCCAGGGGTGATTGAATTTACCAACAGAGATGAAACCGTAGGTTACCAAATCATTGCCACCAAATATCCGTTTGGAGATGAATACGATTCTTTGTACTGCAATACTAGAGAATCAAAAATAGGGAAAGCTCAGTCTGTATTAGAATTATCTACAGAAGGAGCAAGTCCCTATGGAGCAATCGGAATGTGTGGCAATGCACCGGAATGGACATCCAGTGACTACCAGTTGTATCCAGGACATCATATCAAAAACTTTTCTTTTGGGAAAATTTACAAAGTGGTTCGTGGCGGTTCCTATGCAGACTCAGCAAAAAATGCAACGGCCAGTGCTAGGTCCTACGGTGGGATTCCTAACCTATCCGAAGATAGGCGAGCAGGATTTCGATTGGTAATGGATTACCGAGATTAA
- the mtnP gene encoding S-methyl-5'-thioadenosine phosphorylase has protein sequence MANVVKIGVIGGTGLYSIDGMEIIKEIHPETPWGKPSDTITIGRFKGKEIAFLPRHGKGHFLNPSEVPARANIAALKQLGVEEIIAFSSVGSLRQEIAPRDFVIPSQIIDRTKARAATFFENGMVAHAPFADPFSPGLGKKVEEAAKLINLPIHSNKTLICMEGPLFSTRAESHMYRSWGADIINMTVLPEAKLAREAEILYQMVCMSTDYDCWKEDEAHVTLEMVLANLSANADTAKKLLSALIDFLGKSDDTSLVGSTKFSLVTAPEKRNQEQINKLKYLFPTYF, from the coding sequence ATGGCAAATGTAGTGAAAATCGGGGTCATTGGTGGAACGGGCCTATATTCAATTGATGGAATGGAAATTATCAAAGAAATCCATCCAGAAACTCCCTGGGGCAAACCATCGGACACGATCACCATTGGTCGTTTTAAAGGTAAAGAAATTGCGTTTTTGCCAAGACATGGAAAAGGACATTTTTTAAATCCAAGTGAAGTTCCGGCCCGAGCCAATATTGCCGCATTAAAACAGTTAGGCGTAGAAGAAATCATTGCATTCAGTTCTGTCGGAAGTTTACGCCAAGAAATTGCTCCAAGAGATTTTGTGATTCCTTCACAAATCATTGACCGCACAAAAGCGCGCGCAGCAACTTTTTTTGAAAATGGTATGGTGGCACATGCTCCCTTTGCAGATCCATTTTCACCAGGCCTCGGTAAAAAAGTAGAAGAAGCAGCAAAACTCATCAACCTTCCCATTCATTCCAACAAAACACTCATTTGTATGGAAGGTCCATTGTTTTCAACAAGAGCCGAATCTCATATGTATAGATCTTGGGGAGCAGATATCATCAACATGACTGTCCTTCCAGAAGCAAAACTAGCAAGAGAAGCAGAGATTCTTTACCAAATGGTTTGTATGTCAACGGATTACGATTGTTGGAAGGAAGATGAAGCCCATGTCACATTGGAAATGGTTCTTGCGAACTTAAGTGCCAATGCAGATACAGCTAAGAAGTTACTATCGGCTCTCATTGATTTTCTAGGAAAATCGGATGATACAAGTCTTGTAGGAAGTACAAAGTTTTCGTTGGTGACTGCTCCGGAAAAAAGAAATCAGGAACAAATTAACAAATTAAAATATCTTTTCCCAACCTACTTTTAG
- a CDS encoding MarR family winged helix-turn-helix transcriptional regulator: protein MGTKFKGSKKEVQALDAFIKLKRAAESLSSRLISEFTKWSISESQFGVLETLYHLGPLCQKDLGDKILKSTGNITLVIDNLEKRNLVERVRGVEDRRFISVHLTAEGKKLIEQIFPDHVKRITSEFAVLSPEEQELLGKICKKLGKKTEAICK from the coding sequence ATGGGAACAAAATTCAAAGGATCTAAAAAAGAAGTACAGGCACTCGATGCGTTTATTAAATTAAAACGCGCTGCCGAATCTCTGTCTTCCCGACTCATTTCTGAGTTTACTAAGTGGAGCATCTCAGAAAGCCAATTCGGGGTTTTAGAGACTTTGTACCACTTGGGTCCACTCTGTCAAAAAGACTTGGGTGACAAAATCCTCAAAAGTACGGGAAACATCACCCTTGTGATTGATAACCTGGAAAAAAGAAATCTTGTAGAACGTGTTCGCGGTGTGGAAGACCGAAGGTTTATTTCTGTCCACCTAACAGCTGAAGGAAAAAAACTCATCGAACAAATTTTTCCTGACCATGTGAAACGAATTACTTCTGAATTTGCAGTATTGTCTCCAGAGGAACAAGAGTTACTCGGTAAAATCTGCAAAAAACTCGGTAAAAAAACCGAAGCCATCTGTAAGTAA
- a CDS encoding phytoene desaturase family protein: MENKYDVIIIGSGIGGLTAASILSQVAKKKVLVLERHFKLGGFTHTFKRLGKFEWDVGIHYIGDLAEGSMLRTLFDSITRKGVKWNKMQEPFEVFDYPGFSFPVYGKKEKFVSDLKLKFPLESEAIDRYFRDVETFTQWFGRHFTLKALPSVFEKAAKFLNLNHIPTPYITTKEYMDTHIQDENLRALLCSQWGDYGLPPATSSFAIHSMIVAHYFNGGYFPIGGSSKIVESIEPIVEENGGSLKILHTVKEILLEGDKAVGVKVEVQKGKTFSEQEYFADVIVSDAGAYTTYNKLLPKEYSSSFQKPLETLSTQGTTSITLYIGFKESPTKLGFHGENHWIFPDTNHDASYAKRNDLAEGKPPMMYLSFPSLKNPEAEGHTAEAISFADYSLFAKWKDEPWKKRGEEYSQLKETITEGMLEFLEKRFPGFRDLIEFTELSTPITTEFFTGHKEGSIYGLSCTPERFKQEWLGVRTTIKNLYLTGADACSPGVAGALMGGVAASSVVLGLTGTLRLMKELFQKSQETS; the protein is encoded by the coding sequence ATGGAAAATAAATATGACGTAATCATTATTGGTTCTGGTATTGGTGGCCTCACAGCCGCCTCTATCCTTTCTCAAGTTGCCAAAAAGAAAGTACTAGTTCTGGAACGTCATTTTAAGTTAGGCGGTTTCACTCATACCTTCAAACGACTTGGAAAGTTTGAGTGGGATGTGGGAATTCATTATATTGGGGACTTAGCCGAAGGTTCAATGTTACGAACTCTTTTTGATTCCATCACCAGAAAAGGTGTGAAATGGAACAAAATGCAAGAGCCATTCGAAGTTTTCGATTATCCCGGTTTTAGTTTTCCTGTGTATGGAAAAAAAGAAAAATTTGTATCAGACTTAAAACTTAAGTTTCCTTTAGAATCCGAAGCCATTGACAGATACTTTCGGGATGTCGAAACCTTTACCCAATGGTTTGGAAGGCATTTTACTCTCAAAGCCTTACCATCCGTATTCGAAAAGGCTGCCAAGTTTTTAAACTTAAACCATATCCCCACTCCTTATATCACCACCAAAGAATATATGGATACCCATATTCAGGATGAAAACTTAAGGGCACTTCTTTGTTCGCAGTGGGGTGATTATGGTCTTCCTCCAGCTACATCCTCCTTTGCCATCCATTCCATGATTGTGGCGCATTACTTTAACGGTGGTTATTTTCCCATTGGTGGTTCATCCAAAATTGTCGAATCCATTGAACCCATTGTGGAAGAAAACGGTGGGAGCTTAAAAATCCTTCATACAGTCAAAGAAATCCTTCTCGAAGGAGATAAAGCAGTCGGTGTGAAAGTTGAAGTCCAAAAAGGAAAAACTTTTTCTGAACAGGAATATTTTGCAGATGTGATTGTTTCGGATGCAGGTGCATATACCACCTACAACAAACTATTACCAAAAGAATATTCCTCTTCCTTCCAAAAACCTTTGGAAACTCTTAGCACCCAAGGAACGACATCCATCACATTGTATATTGGGTTTAAAGAATCTCCTACAAAACTCGGATTCCACGGCGAAAACCATTGGATCTTCCCTGACACAAACCATGACGCTAGTTATGCGAAACGAAATGATTTGGCGGAGGGAAAACCTCCAATGATGTATCTTTCCTTTCCTTCTTTAAAAAATCCGGAAGCAGAAGGCCACACCGCAGAAGCAATTAGTTTTGCCGACTACTCCCTATTTGCCAAATGGAAGGACGAACCATGGAAAAAACGGGGAGAAGAATACAGCCAACTCAAAGAAACCATCACCGAAGGGATGTTAGAATTTTTAGAAAAACGATTTCCTGGATTCCGCGATTTAATCGAATTCACAGAACTCTCCACACCCATCACAACCGAATTTTTTACGGGACACAAAGAAGGCTCCATTTACGGACTTTCCTGTACACCGGAACGCTTTAAACAAGAATGGTTAGGTGTGAGGACAACGATCAAAAATCTTTACCTAACGGGAGCTGATGCCTGCTCTCCTGGTGTGGCTGGTGCCTTGATGGGCGGTGTAGCAGCTTCTTCTGTGGTTTTGGGGCTGACAGGGACTCTTCGGCTGATGAAAGAACTTTTCCAAAAGAGCCAAGAAACCAGTTGA